The [Eubacterium] eligens ATCC 27750 genome segment AGCGAGAATAATTATATAAAAAAAATTAAAAAAAATTTAGAAGAGTGGTTAAGTATTTGAAATGCTGTCCGATAAATAATACATAAGTGATAAACAGATAAGAATAATAAATAATGTTTATTATCTGATATAAAAATGGAGTTATACATATCAAGGAGGAATTAATTATGGTAGTACAGCATAACCTTTCAGCAATGAACACAAACAGACAGATGGGAATAGTTACAGATGCCCTTCAGAAGTCAACAGAGAAGTTATCATCAGGATATAAGATTAACAGAGCAGCAGATGATGCAGCAGGTCTTTCAATTTCAGAAAAGATGAGAGCACAGATTAGAGGCCTTGATAAGGCATCTGATAATGCACAGGATGGTATCTCTCTTATCCAGGTAGCTGAAGGTGCTCTTAATGAGACACATTCAATTCTTCAGAGAATGAATGAGTTAGCAACACAGGCTGCTAATGATACTAACACATCAACAGACAGAACTGCAATAAAGGCTGAGATTGATCAGTTGACATCAGAAATCAACAGAATCCAGTCAACAACACAGTTCAATACACAGAATCTGTTAGATGGAAAGTTCACAGGAAAGAATCTTCAGATTGGTTCTCTTAAGGGACAGACAATCAAGATCAGCATCAGCAACATGAATGCTAAAACATTAGGTGTTAGTGGACTTACGGTTGATAAGAACAGTACAGCTGGAATATCAATGTCAAAGATTCAGGCAGCTATTGATAAGGTATCAACACAGAGATCTAATCTTGGTGCTCTTCAGAACAGACTTGAGCATACTATCAACAATCTTGATACAACATCAGAGAATACATCAGCAGCAGAGTCTCGTATCCGTGATACAGATATGGCTGATGAGATGGTACGATACAGCAAGAACAACATCCTTTCACAGGCTGGAAATTCAATGCTTGCTCAGGCTAATCAG includes the following:
- a CDS encoding flagellin N-terminal helical domain-containing protein → MVVQHNLSAMNTNRQMGIVTDALQKSTEKLSSGYKINRAADDAAGLSISEKMRAQIRGLDKASDNAQDGISLIQVAEGALNETHSILQRMNELATQAANDTNTSTDRTAIKAEIDQLTSEINRIQSTTQFNTQNLLDGKFTGKNLQIGSLKGQTIKISISNMNAKTLGVSGLTVDKNSTAGISMSKIQAAIDKVSTQRSNLGALQNRLEHTINNLDTTSENTSAAESRIRDTDMADEMVRYSKNNILSQAGNSMLAQANQQTQGVLSLLQ